One Streptomyces sp. NBC_00102 DNA segment encodes these proteins:
- the lspA gene encoding signal peptidase II, whose protein sequence is MAEAERTIETPDIPDAEGAGETGSQAPADGAVADGAGDTAAAGDTAAQGDGATAVTGKGRRRLVALFTVAVVAYLLDLISKTLVVAKLEHHEPVEIIGDWLKLEAVRNPGAAFSMGEAFTVVFTVIAAAVIVVIVRLARKLRSLPWAIALGLLLGGALGNLTDRLFRAPGVFKGAVVDFISPAHFAVFNLADSAIVCGGILIVLLSFRGLDPDGTVHKD, encoded by the coding sequence GTGGCAGAGGCGGAGCGCACCATCGAAACGCCGGACATCCCCGACGCCGAGGGGGCCGGGGAGACCGGTTCCCAGGCGCCCGCCGACGGAGCCGTCGCGGACGGTGCAGGGGACACCGCGGCGGCCGGAGACACGGCCGCGCAGGGTGACGGCGCGACCGCCGTCACCGGCAAGGGCAGGCGGCGGCTCGTCGCGCTCTTCACCGTGGCCGTCGTGGCCTACCTCCTCGACCTGATCAGCAAGACGCTCGTCGTCGCGAAGCTGGAGCACCACGAGCCCGTCGAGATCATCGGCGACTGGCTGAAGCTGGAAGCCGTGCGCAACCCCGGTGCCGCGTTCAGCATGGGTGAGGCCTTCACGGTGGTCTTCACCGTCATCGCCGCGGCGGTGATCGTCGTCATCGTCCGGCTCGCCCGCAAGCTCCGCAGCCTGCCGTGGGCCATCGCCCTCGGCCTGCTCCTCGGAGGGGCGCTCGGCAACCTCACCGACCGCCTCTTCCGCGCGCCGGGCGTCTTCAAGGGCGCGGTGGTGGACTTCATCTCACCGGCGCACTTCGCGGTCTTCAACCTGGCCGACTCCGCGATCGTCTGCGGAGGCATCCTCATCGTGCTTCTCTCCTTCCGGGGACTGGACCCGGACGGCACCGTCCACAAGGACTGA
- a CDS encoding TraR/DksA C4-type zinc finger protein has translation MVAKKTVGRTASAASANATDERTGAGSGKDTGGTRGAAEPEAAAEKPAKKAAAKKAAAKKTAAKKTAAKKTAAGKTPAKKSAARTSTAKKATSAATEAADAAQQTGEQTVAAKKTAARAAGAGSGGPSASAVPQARVATAPGELAVRPGEDPWTPEEVAEARAELTGEATRLRTELEASGAALAGLMRDSGDGAGDDEADTGTKNITREHELSLAAHAQETLEQTERALARMDAGTYGLCEVCGKPIGKARMQAFPRATLCVEDKQKQERRG, from the coding sequence ATGGTGGCGAAGAAGACCGTCGGACGGACGGCGTCAGCGGCATCCGCGAACGCCACTGACGAGCGGACGGGCGCCGGGAGCGGAAAGGACACCGGGGGCACCCGCGGCGCGGCGGAACCGGAGGCGGCCGCGGAGAAGCCCGCGAAGAAGGCCGCCGCGAAGAAGGCCGCCGCCAAGAAAACGGCCGCCAAGAAGACCGCCGCGAAGAAGACGGCTGCCGGGAAGACCCCCGCGAAGAAGAGCGCGGCCCGCACGAGCACGGCGAAGAAGGCCACATCAGCGGCCACGGAGGCGGCCGACGCCGCCCAGCAGACAGGAGAGCAGACGGTGGCAGCCAAGAAGACCGCGGCCAGGGCGGCGGGGGCAGGGTCCGGCGGACCGAGTGCGAGCGCGGTGCCCCAGGCACGCGTGGCGACCGCACCCGGGGAGCTGGCCGTCCGGCCGGGGGAGGACCCCTGGACGCCGGAGGAGGTCGCCGAGGCGCGGGCGGAGCTCACCGGCGAGGCCACCCGGCTCCGCACCGAGCTGGAGGCCTCCGGTGCGGCCCTCGCGGGGCTGATGCGCGACTCCGGCGACGGGGCGGGCGACGACGAGGCGGACACCGGCACCAAGAACATCACCCGCGAGCACGAGCTCTCGCTCGCCGCCCACGCCCAGGAGACGCTGGAGCAGACCGAACGCGCCCTGGCCCGCATGGACGCCGGGACCTACGGCCTCTGCGAGGTCTGCGGCAAACCCATCGGCAAGGCCCGCATGCAGGCGTTCCCCCGGGCCACCCTCTGCGTCGAGGACAAGCAGAAGCAGGAGAGACGCGGCTGA